CGATTTCGATATTTTCACCGTATTTTTCGACGCCTTCTTTGTACCAGCTATGGCGTAAAACACCTTCGGTTGCGTTGGTGTAAAGGCTCCAGAAGAAGACCCTGTTTTCCACCTGCGAATCCACCACAGGTATGGGTCCTGCAGGCTCCGCCTCACGTTCGCAGTAGGCCCCCGGCTTGAATGGTCGCACGGGCTCCCTTAGGACCACATCCCGGGCAAACATCAACTCAACCATTCTTGGTTCGGCGAAAGCTTTAGGGGAAATGACGAGGGTGACTAGGATCGTTAAGCTGACTGTGAAGCGCCAGAACATGGGTGTAAAGCGATTGATTCTGCGATCTTCCAGCAGGGGAAAGGTCAATCGGATCAACTCGATCGTCTCCGATGGTTACTTATTAACTCTTA
The nucleotide sequence above comes from Candidatus Methylomirabilota bacterium. Encoded proteins:
- a CDS encoding DUF2914 domain-containing protein, with the translated sequence MIRLTFPLLEDRRINRFTPMFWRFTVSLTILVTLVISPKAFAEPRMVELMFARDVVLREPVRPFKPGAYCEREAEPAGPIPVVDSQVENRVFFWSLYTNATEGVLRHSWYKEGVEKYGENIEIGASGWWRSWSGKDIISKEDAGKWKLVVSTVGENNQVICVVHFLVK